The following proteins are co-located in the Pedobacter frigiditerrae genome:
- a CDS encoding potassium-transporting ATPase subunit F, whose product MITLFIISVLVFLYMVYVLIKPEQF is encoded by the coding sequence ATGATCACATTATTCATTATCTCAGTATTGGTATTCCTGTACATGGTTTACGTACTCATCAAACCCGAACAATTTTAA
- the kdpA gene encoding potassium-transporting ATPase subunit KdpA: MNTELLGIIATFLITIAIAVPLGKYLAKVFAGEKVWTDFLKPIENGIYKLSGINTKEQMNWKQHLKALLTINLLWLVYGFFVLIFQDKLPFNPDGNPGMTPDLAFNTIISFVANCNLQHYSGESGVSYLTQQFVLMFLQFVSAATGIAAAVVLFKAFRDKTVTELGNFWEFFVRSITRLLLPLSIVVALLLTYNGTPASYDGKDQFISMQGDTVNVSRGPAAQMIAIKHLGTNGGGYFGANSAHPFENPSYFTNMIEVIAQMIIPLAMVLAFGFFIRRKKLAWTIFGVMTIGTLLLLIPALTSELGGNPAIAKMGIAQGTGAMEGKEVRFGPTATAYWSIVTTVISTGSVNGMHDSTMPLTGLWQLLGMMINSFYGGCGVGLLNYFVYLIIAVFISGLMVGRTPEFLGHKVEAREIKIAAIITLLSPFLILAGTAIASYVFMNVGGADWAVQPKNWLNNPSFHGFSEMLYEVTSSNANNGSGFEGLGDNNVFWNVLTGVIIFLGRFLPIIGPVAIAGLLASKKFIPESAGTLRTDTKTFALMTFAVILVLNALSYFPALALGPIAEYFTMVR; encoded by the coding sequence ATGAACACAGAATTACTTGGCATCATTGCCACCTTCCTAATTACAATAGCGATTGCTGTCCCTTTAGGAAAGTACCTCGCTAAGGTATTTGCAGGGGAAAAGGTATGGACGGATTTCCTTAAACCGATCGAAAACGGAATCTATAAACTTTCTGGTATCAATACCAAAGAACAGATGAACTGGAAGCAACACCTAAAAGCATTATTAACCATCAATTTGTTATGGTTAGTCTACGGCTTTTTTGTCTTGATATTTCAGGATAAACTACCTTTCAATCCTGATGGTAACCCAGGTATGACTCCTGATTTAGCATTTAACACGATTATAAGCTTTGTGGCTAACTGTAATCTTCAACATTATTCTGGCGAAAGCGGTGTAAGCTACCTCACACAACAATTTGTGCTGATGTTCCTTCAGTTTGTAAGTGCAGCTACAGGAATTGCCGCTGCGGTTGTATTGTTTAAGGCTTTCCGCGATAAGACGGTTACTGAGTTGGGCAACTTTTGGGAGTTTTTTGTAAGGTCTATTACAAGACTTCTTTTACCATTATCTATTGTTGTTGCATTGTTATTGACCTATAATGGTACACCTGCAAGTTACGATGGTAAGGATCAATTTATTTCCATGCAGGGCGATACCGTTAACGTTTCCCGTGGACCAGCTGCTCAGATGATCGCGATTAAACATTTGGGCACCAATGGTGGTGGCTACTTCGGTGCCAACTCTGCTCATCCTTTTGAAAACCCAAGCTACTTTACCAATATGATAGAGGTAATTGCTCAAATGATAATTCCATTGGCAATGGTACTTGCTTTCGGCTTCTTTATACGCAGAAAGAAACTTGCTTGGACAATATTTGGTGTAATGACCATCGGAACATTACTACTATTAATTCCTGCTCTCACTTCAGAATTGGGCGGAAACCCTGCAATTGCAAAAATGGGCATAGCACAAGGTACAGGAGCTATGGAAGGTAAAGAAGTGAGATTTGGTCCTACTGCGACCGCCTATTGGAGCATAGTAACCACGGTAATTTCAACTGGATCTGTAAATGGAATGCATGATAGTACTATGCCACTTACAGGGTTATGGCAGTTGTTAGGTATGATGATCAATTCATTTTATGGAGGGTGTGGTGTTGGGCTGTTAAACTATTTTGTTTACCTCATCATTGCGGTATTCATATCAGGGTTAATGGTTGGCAGAACACCAGAGTTTTTAGGGCACAAGGTGGAAGCTAGAGAGATTAAGATTGCCGCCATCATCACCTTGCTTAGCCCGTTCTTAATATTAGCCGGAACAGCAATAGCAAGTTACGTATTTATGAATGTTGGTGGAGCAGATTGGGCGGTACAACCTAAAAATTGGTTAAATAACCCTAGTTTCCATGGTTTCTCTGAAATGCTTTATGAGGTAACCTCATCCAATGCCAATAACGGTTCTGGATTTGAAGGGCTGGGAGATAACAATGTATTCTGGAACGTATTAACTGGAGTAATTATCTTCTTGGGTCGTTTCCTTCCAATTATTGGACCTGTTGCCATCGCTGGGCTTCTTGCTTCTAAAAAATTCATCCCAGAATCTGCTGGTACATTAAGAACAGATACCAAAACATTTGCACTGATGACCTTTGCCGTGATCTTGGTACTGAACGCACTATCTTATTTCCCTGCACTGGCATTAGGTCCGATTGCAGAATATTTTACGATGGTTAGATAG
- a CDS encoding RagB/SusD family nutrient uptake outer membrane protein, whose product MKTIQKIILVSATIMSGVCVSSCSSFFEVTPSDNIVEGDFYKNREDLNASAVGMYESLAQEAHKFLLWGDARADMVTAGQADPDPYINEFVVNNVTTDNPYTNYAGIYRTIARCNRQMEKVYKVKQLDSKIADRDANAYYGEALLLRAICYYQLLRTYAKFPIITTDFAEQITYVNSAGETIKEPTLSLSSEEIRSIYRMPANQQEVWTLVYNDVLTALGMIPVNYQWNGETLSANERYGRVSQPLAATYAAEIALWLGQYQVASSFCDLIIQNVSHNLGTSGTWFNQFSASNAAGHSMFALGYQYTKSFETNRLQEFTSSVREDGGRYYLKPVARMVEPLFKDDVSLTDADIRAQASYKVVDGDTVIWKYIGLDNVSSMRAPYASSASWQIMRSADAYLIKALADLQLNNYASAFNFINMVRTARGLVILDKLTFPYTNKAIMDQLIFDERAREFAFEGKRWYDLMLRSKLNGKNMLADAVANKYPAAQREAIRARLQNEINWYIPIDPVKWQ is encoded by the coding sequence ATGAAAACTATACAAAAGATAATCTTAGTATCAGCAACCATAATGAGTGGCGTATGTGTGTCATCATGTTCTAGTTTTTTTGAAGTTACGCCGAGCGATAATATCGTAGAGGGAGACTTTTATAAAAACAGGGAGGATTTGAATGCTTCGGCAGTCGGTATGTATGAATCCTTAGCACAAGAAGCTCATAAATTTTTGTTATGGGGTGATGCAAGAGCTGATATGGTTACTGCCGGACAGGCTGATCCAGATCCTTATATCAACGAGTTTGTGGTTAATAATGTAACCACCGATAATCCATATACCAATTATGCAGGCATTTACAGAACAATAGCCCGCTGCAATAGGCAGATGGAAAAAGTTTATAAGGTTAAACAATTAGATAGTAAAATTGCTGATCGTGATGCCAATGCCTACTATGGTGAAGCTTTATTGCTCCGTGCTATCTGTTATTACCAATTGCTGCGTACCTATGCTAAATTTCCAATTATAACCACTGATTTTGCCGAGCAAATTACCTACGTTAATAGTGCGGGTGAAACGATTAAAGAACCTACGCTGAGCTTAAGTTCAGAAGAAATTAGAAGCATTTATAGAATGCCCGCAAATCAACAAGAGGTGTGGACATTGGTTTATAATGATGTGTTAACGGCTCTGGGAATGATTCCAGTTAATTATCAATGGAATGGTGAAACGCTATCGGCCAATGAAAGATATGGAAGAGTATCACAGCCATTAGCAGCAACTTATGCTGCAGAAATTGCGCTATGGCTTGGTCAATACCAGGTGGCTTCTTCATTTTGCGATCTTATTATCCAGAACGTTAGCCATAACTTAGGTACATCAGGAACTTGGTTTAATCAATTTTCTGCTTCCAATGCCGCGGGTCATTCTATGTTTGCGTTGGGTTATCAATATACCAAAAGCTTTGAGACTAATAGGCTCCAAGAGTTTACATCTTCTGTTAGAGAAGATGGAGGTCGCTATTATTTAAAACCTGTAGCTAGAATGGTTGAACCATTATTTAAAGACGATGTATCGTTAACAGATGCAGATATTAGAGCACAAGCCAGTTATAAAGTAGTTGACGGCGACACCGTGATCTGGAAATACATCGGTCTTGATAACGTGTCATCGATGCGTGCACCTTACGCAAGCAGTGCAAGTTGGCAAATCATGCGTAGTGCAGATGCTTACCTGATTAAGGCATTGGCCGATTTACAATTAAACAACTATGCATCTGCGTTTAACTTTATCAATATGGTAAGAACAGCCAGAGGGTTGGTTATTCTAGACAAGCTTACTTTCCCATATACCAATAAGGCGATAATGGATCAATTGATATTTGACGAAAGAGCAAGGGAATTTGCATTTGAAGGAAAACGTTGGTACGACCTGATGCTTCGTTCAAAATTGAATGGGAAAAATATGCTAGCTGATGCGGTGGCGAATAAATATCCAGCTGCCCAACGTGAAGCAATAAGAGCAAGATTACAAAACGAAATCAACTGGTATATTCCAATTGATCCAGTAAAGTGGCAATAG
- a CDS encoding prohibitin family protein produces MFLIILGMLIVVVSFFMANGESPLARFKGAIRIIGMVVIFLGAVTSMLKVIDAGDVGVKTLYGKVDDGVLLSGLNVVNPLVDVTTFDIRTQNYTMSAVHNEGNKDGDDAIRVLSADGLEVVIDLSVLFKVKPSAAPKILSTIGVDYVDKVVRPITRTAIRDNAVSYDAVSLYSLKREEFQQKIYQTIAKSFAGRGLELEQLLVRNVTLPASVKAAIESKINAEQEAQKMTFVLQKEKQEAERKRVEAQGIADYQKILSTGLSDKQLQYEAIKAQKEIALSPNTKIILMGNNKNPVILGGMN; encoded by the coding sequence ATGTTTCTCATTATTTTAGGTATGCTTATCGTTGTGGTAAGCTTTTTTATGGCCAATGGTGAAAGTCCTTTGGCAAGGTTTAAAGGTGCAATTCGCATTATTGGTATGGTGGTTATCTTTTTAGGAGCAGTTACCTCGATGCTCAAGGTAATTGATGCAGGTGATGTTGGCGTAAAGACCTTGTATGGTAAGGTTGACGATGGCGTGCTCCTTAGCGGGCTGAATGTTGTGAACCCATTAGTAGATGTAACTACATTTGATATCAGGACGCAGAATTATACCATGTCAGCAGTGCACAATGAAGGAAATAAAGATGGAGATGATGCCATTAGGGTTTTGTCTGCCGATGGATTGGAGGTGGTTATCGATCTTTCAGTACTATTCAAGGTTAAGCCTAGTGCTGCTCCAAAAATTCTTTCTACCATCGGCGTTGATTATGTAGATAAAGTAGTAAGGCCTATTACCAGAACTGCCATTAGAGACAATGCAGTTTCTTATGATGCTGTTTCTCTTTATTCTTTAAAACGAGAGGAATTTCAACAAAAAATCTATCAAACCATTGCCAAAAGTTTTGCTGGTCGTGGCTTAGAACTGGAACAGTTGTTAGTCAGGAATGTGACTTTGCCAGCATCAGTTAAAGCAGCAATAGAATCAAAAATCAATGCAGAACAAGAGGCACAAAAAATGACTTTTGTGCTCCAAAAGGAAAAACAGGAAGCTGAGCGTAAACGTGTAGAAGCACAAGGTATTGCCGATTACCAAAAAATCCTTTCTACAGGCTTAAGTGATAAACAGTTGCAATATGAAGCCATCAAGGCACAAAAGGAAATTGCGCTATCTCCAAATACAAAAATCATCCTAATGGGTAATAATAAAAACCCTGTAATTTTAGGAGGGATGAATTAG
- a CDS encoding sialidase family protein translates to MIKILKHTEMKMNLLKVYLIFAVLAGVLLTGCYKEEHFTFPGPFDAGKPINPDSLPFPFDKTRTAGKWLMKNGVPDYENILVKGYTDYAAVGDALSWEQKPDGLHELPHYNFYPLATTDHFAADANSYKYNWIYSKYFVPVGAGTSFYMYAKVTFGTFNGTAAALVLGKNWDTQAVFNFGMDGNSTTGEPKFFLDYYGVTASVDPAQGWPTVNQVMVPGVPADLEVVITNGIFYVKINKILVFTFRMGNDKLQFFTPQIRPWRNFVNVHEMYIESNQMYTMNYAMHEYEKGYNKIQAPALAKAANGNLLLFAEGRSTPLNSIERVAQNTMAVGNTDIIMKRSTDGGNTWDSQIKVIAGDGSNSTFCFPQVVSLASGKIILQYSSINSTVAGTVYTYTDASQKIFQVESSDNGNTWTTPIEVTTVLKDVAAGYVQNGPGHGIELKSTTYNKRLIIPLNYSKKTVKVAISDNGGTSWRLSKVVSGSSLKNASVIELADGRLMMIVGHTNASPKNKFVSYSSDGGDNWTAAVNVKADVATSDYGHLFPGTVVKGSSGEIFFINSTGRETDTEVKNSPSYPTVPVVFKSTDNGLNYTNAGALFTKTAYFGYAAPFGAMDAVVLDNGTLVVAGEGGVESPTEGIVIYKK, encoded by the coding sequence ATGATAAAAATATTAAAACATACAGAGATGAAAATGAATCTATTGAAAGTATATCTCATTTTTGCAGTACTTGCAGGTGTCTTACTGACGGGTTGTTATAAGGAAGAACATTTTACTTTTCCTGGGCCATTCGATGCAGGTAAACCCATCAATCCAGATTCGCTTCCTTTTCCTTTTGATAAGACAAGGACTGCGGGAAAATGGTTGATGAAGAATGGGGTTCCAGACTATGAAAACATTCTCGTTAAAGGATATACTGATTATGCAGCAGTAGGAGATGCACTTTCATGGGAACAAAAGCCAGATGGCTTACATGAGCTGCCACATTATAACTTTTATCCATTAGCTACTACAGATCACTTTGCTGCAGATGCCAACAGCTACAAATACAATTGGATCTATTCGAAATATTTTGTTCCTGTGGGTGCGGGAACAAGCTTTTATATGTACGCAAAAGTTACGTTTGGAACATTTAACGGGACTGCGGCAGCATTGGTATTGGGTAAGAACTGGGATACGCAGGCCGTATTTAATTTTGGTATGGATGGTAACTCAACTACAGGTGAGCCCAAGTTCTTTCTGGATTATTATGGGGTAACTGCATCGGTAGATCCTGCGCAAGGTTGGCCTACGGTTAATCAGGTAATGGTTCCAGGTGTACCTGCCGATTTGGAAGTCGTGATCACAAATGGAATATTTTATGTAAAAATCAACAAAATCTTAGTGTTCACTTTTAGGATGGGGAACGATAAACTGCAGTTTTTTACGCCTCAGATTCGTCCATGGAGAAACTTCGTCAATGTACACGAAATGTATATTGAAAGTAACCAAATGTACACCATGAACTATGCCATGCATGAGTATGAAAAAGGATATAATAAAATACAAGCTCCAGCACTGGCTAAAGCAGCTAACGGTAACCTTTTATTGTTTGCTGAAGGGCGCAGTACACCATTAAATTCCATCGAAAGGGTAGCACAAAACACAATGGCTGTAGGTAACACAGACATTATCATGAAACGCTCAACGGATGGTGGCAATACTTGGGACAGCCAAATTAAAGTAATCGCTGGGGATGGGAGTAATTCCACCTTTTGTTTTCCTCAGGTTGTAAGTTTGGCATCAGGTAAGATTATCTTACAATATAGTAGTATCAACTCAACGGTAGCTGGTACTGTATATACTTATACCGATGCGTCACAGAAAATATTTCAGGTAGAATCATCAGATAATGGAAACACATGGACTACTCCAATTGAAGTGACCACGGTGTTAAAAGATGTAGCTGCAGGTTATGTTCAGAATGGCCCTGGTCATGGTATTGAGTTGAAATCTACAACCTATAACAAGCGTTTAATCATCCCACTTAACTACAGCAAGAAAACTGTGAAAGTCGCTATATCAGATAATGGTGGCACATCTTGGAGATTAAGTAAAGTAGTAAGTGGATCTAGTTTAAAAAATGCTTCAGTAATAGAGTTAGCCGATGGACGATTGATGATGATAGTTGGTCATACCAATGCCAGTCCGAAAAATAAATTTGTATCCTATAGTAGTGATGGAGGTGATAACTGGACTGCGGCTGTTAATGTGAAAGCTGATGTGGCTACTAGTGATTATGGGCATCTATTTCCAGGTACTGTGGTAAAAGGTTCAAGTGGAGAAATTTTCTTCATCAACTCTACAGGAAGAGAGACGGATACTGAGGTAAAAAATAGTCCTAGTTATCCTACTGTACCTGTTGTTTTTAAAAGTACTGATAATGGATTGAATTATACAAACGCTGGTGCGCTTTTCACAAAAACTGCCTATTTCGGTTATGCGGCACCATTTGGCGCAATGGATGCTGTAGTTTTGGATAACGGAACATTAGTAGTTGCAGGCGAAGGTGGTGTGGAAAGTCCGACTGAAGGGATTGTTATTTATAAGAAGTAG
- a CDS encoding sigma-54 dependent transcriptional regulator codes for MEHTILIIDDESKIRSLLSRIIELEGFKVLQSATAKEGLKLLTTNEVMVVLSDVKLPDANGVELVVEIKKIRPYVEVINLTAFGTIADGVTAMRNGAFDYITKGDDNDKIIPLLHKALEKAKLQARVFDLEKKVGLKHSFETIIGSSPAIKEAISLAQKVAVTDTTVLLLGETGTGKEVFAQAIHYGSPRRNKPFVALNCSGFNPELLESELFGYKEGAFTGANKDKKGLLEEANEGTLFLDEIGEMNIDLQAKLLRVLENQTFIKMGGTQTSKVNVRIIAATNRDLKAESDKGNFRSDLYYRLSVFAIVLPSLSQRKGDIVLLAKHYLKDFSAKVNRNELSMDKAFIDYLNNHHWKGNIRELKNIIERAVILANGEVIGADLLPYEFNNNINDAGGSMEMATIEKQHIVKVLNYARGNKTETARLLGIGLTTLYRKIEEYNIS; via the coding sequence ATGGAACATACCATACTCATCATAGACGATGAAAGCAAAATCAGAAGCTTGCTCTCTAGGATCATCGAACTCGAAGGATTTAAGGTTTTGCAGTCAGCTACGGCAAAGGAAGGTTTAAAACTACTTACTACGAACGAGGTGATGGTAGTCCTCAGCGATGTTAAATTACCGGATGCCAACGGTGTTGAATTGGTTGTAGAGATTAAAAAAATAAGGCCTTACGTTGAAGTAATCAATCTAACTGCATTCGGAACCATCGCTGATGGCGTAACGGCCATGCGTAATGGTGCTTTTGATTATATCACCAAGGGTGATGATAACGATAAGATTATTCCACTTTTACATAAGGCACTAGAAAAGGCAAAACTGCAAGCTAGGGTATTTGATTTAGAAAAAAAGGTAGGATTAAAGCATAGTTTCGAAACCATCATTGGAAGTTCTCCTGCAATTAAGGAAGCAATTAGTTTGGCGCAAAAGGTTGCGGTAACTGATACAACGGTATTGTTGCTCGGTGAAACAGGTACGGGAAAGGAAGTTTTTGCACAGGCTATTCACTATGGGAGTCCGAGACGGAATAAACCTTTTGTTGCGCTAAATTGCAGTGGCTTTAATCCAGAATTGTTAGAAAGTGAGCTTTTTGGTTATAAAGAAGGCGCATTTACAGGTGCCAATAAGGATAAAAAAGGATTGCTTGAGGAAGCCAATGAAGGGACTTTATTCCTTGATGAAATTGGCGAAATGAATATCGATCTACAGGCGAAATTACTTCGGGTGCTTGAAAATCAGACTTTCATTAAAATGGGAGGAACCCAAACCAGTAAAGTAAATGTAAGAATTATAGCTGCAACAAATAGGGACTTGAAAGCCGAATCAGACAAGGGTAATTTTAGATCGGATCTTTATTACCGCTTATCGGTTTTTGCAATCGTATTGCCAAGTCTTTCCCAGAGAAAAGGCGACATTGTTTTGTTAGCTAAACATTACCTGAAAGACTTTTCGGCCAAAGTAAATCGTAATGAACTATCTATGGATAAGGCTTTTATAGATTATTTGAATAATCACCATTGGAAAGGCAATATCCGTGAATTGAAGAACATTATAGAACGAGCAGTAATTTTGGCCAACGGCGAAGTGATTGGCGCTGATTTATTACCTTATGAGTTTAACAACAATATAAATGATGCTGGAGGATCAATGGAGATGGCAACCATAGAAAAGCAGCACATTGTTAAAGTACTTAATTATGCCCGTGGCAATAAGACTGAAACCGCAAGGCTACTGGGAATAGGGCTTACCACGCTTTATAGAAAAATAGAGGAGTACAATATATCCTGA
- the kdpB gene encoding potassium-transporting ATPase subunit KdpB: MKTNNKLFEPALVQTALKQSFIKLDPRVMIKNPVMFTVEIGTLVMAYVTFYSFSHEGQGSPLYNFFIFLVLLLTVLFANFAEAIAEARGKAQADSLRKTREETPAKVLLENGKIEVRSSSTLKKGDVFLCETGDTIPTDGEIIEGIATIDESAITGESAPVIRESGGDKSSVTGGTKVLSDQIKVKVSTEPGESFLDKMIALVEGASRQKTPNEIALTILLASFTLVFIIVCVTLKPFADYANTPITIAALISLFVCLIPTTIGGLLSAIGIAGMDRALRANVITKSGKAVETAGDIDVLLLDKTGTITIGNRKATNFYPTAGVIIKKFTDACVLSSLSDETPEGKSIIELAKGDGHIVLETAPAGAEFIKFTAETRSSGINTPDGRRIRKGAFDSIKNIVLQAGHAFPMDIEDQVKSIASNGGTPLVVCENEQALGVIELQDIIKPGISERFERLRKMGVKTVMVTGDNPLTAKYIAEKAGVDDFIAEAKPEDKMNYIKDEQALGKLVAMMGDGTNDAPALAQADVGVAMNSGTQAAKEAGNMVDLDNDPTKLIEIVEIGKQLLITRGTLTTFSIANDVAKYFAIVPALFIASIPALQSLNIMGLHSPESAIMSAVIFNAIIIPILIPLALKGVAYKPIGATALLRRNLFIYGIGGVVAPFIGIKLIDLVVGLFV; the protein is encoded by the coding sequence ATGAAAACTAACAATAAATTATTCGAACCGGCCTTAGTGCAAACCGCATTAAAACAATCTTTTATCAAACTCGATCCAAGGGTGATGATTAAAAATCCGGTAATGTTTACCGTGGAGATTGGAACTTTGGTAATGGCCTATGTAACCTTTTATTCATTTAGCCATGAAGGGCAGGGTTCTCCACTATATAACTTCTTCATTTTTCTAGTGTTATTATTAACAGTATTGTTTGCCAATTTTGCTGAGGCAATTGCCGAGGCAAGGGGAAAGGCACAGGCAGACAGCTTACGCAAAACCCGTGAGGAGACTCCTGCAAAGGTACTTTTAGAAAATGGAAAGATTGAAGTACGTTCTTCTAGTACATTGAAAAAAGGAGATGTTTTTTTATGCGAAACGGGTGATACCATCCCAACCGATGGAGAGATAATCGAAGGGATTGCTACCATCGACGAATCCGCAATCACTGGTGAATCAGCTCCAGTAATCAGGGAGTCTGGTGGTGATAAATCTTCAGTAACAGGTGGTACAAAGGTACTTTCAGACCAGATCAAGGTAAAAGTAAGCACTGAGCCAGGTGAAAGTTTTCTAGATAAAATGATTGCTTTGGTTGAAGGAGCCTCACGTCAGAAAACACCAAACGAAATTGCTTTGACGATTTTGCTTGCAAGTTTTACCTTGGTATTTATCATTGTATGTGTAACGCTTAAACCTTTTGCTGATTATGCAAATACGCCAATTACCATTGCAGCATTAATCTCTCTTTTTGTATGCCTAATCCCAACCACAATTGGAGGTCTTTTATCTGCCATCGGTATTGCCGGAATGGACAGGGCATTAAGAGCTAATGTGATAACGAAATCTGGTAAAGCGGTAGAAACTGCTGGTGATATAGATGTGTTACTATTAGATAAAACTGGTACAATCACCATTGGTAATCGTAAGGCTACCAATTTCTATCCAACAGCTGGCGTAATCATCAAAAAATTTACTGATGCCTGTGTGCTTAGTTCGCTTTCTGATGAAACACCAGAGGGGAAATCAATTATCGAACTGGCAAAGGGCGATGGTCACATCGTCTTGGAAACAGCACCTGCTGGAGCAGAATTTATCAAGTTTACAGCCGAAACCCGTTCTAGCGGAATTAACACTCCAGATGGTAGAAGAATCCGTAAAGGTGCTTTTGATTCGATCAAAAATATTGTATTGCAAGCAGGTCATGCTTTTCCGATGGATATTGAAGATCAGGTAAAATCGATAGCTAGCAACGGCGGAACGCCGCTGGTTGTATGTGAGAATGAGCAGGCTTTAGGTGTAATCGAACTACAGGATATCATTAAACCTGGCATCAGCGAACGTTTTGAACGCTTGCGTAAAATGGGCGTAAAAACAGTGATGGTAACTGGGGATAATCCACTAACCGCCAAATACATCGCTGAAAAAGCAGGAGTTGATGATTTCATCGCTGAGGCTAAGCCTGAGGACAAAATGAACTACATTAAAGACGAGCAAGCTCTTGGTAAATTGGTGGCGATGATGGGTGATGGTACAAATGATGCTCCTGCATTAGCACAGGCAGATGTTGGCGTAGCGATGAACAGTGGTACCCAAGCTGCAAAAGAAGCGGGTAACATGGTCGATCTGGATAATGATCCTACAAAACTGATTGAGATTGTTGAGATTGGGAAACAGTTACTCATCACTCGTGGTACATTAACTACCTTTTCAATTGCTAATGATGTAGCTAAATATTTTGCAATTGTACCAGCATTATTTATCGCATCTATCCCTGCTTTGCAAAGCTTGAACATCATGGGGCTTCACAGTCCAGAAAGTGCAATCATGTCGGCCGTAATTTTTAACGCCATCATTATTCCAATTTTAATTCCACTGGCATTAAAAGGCGTTGCCTACAAACCGATAGGTGCTACGGCATTACTTAGAAGAAACCTTTTTATCTATGGTATAGGTGGAGTAGTAGCCCCTTTTATCGGTATCAAATTAATTGATTTGGTAGTAGGGCTATTTGTATAA